One region of Hydrogenobaculum sp. Y04AAS1 genomic DNA includes:
- a CDS encoding V4R domain-containing protein yields MEFRDNLRILAEAIERESVLIHRSALIDGYKELFKLNKLGIGAFVKKAAELGGKKGAITLKERYEVTTDKLSEALDLLTIIAESSRLITFMETSVENMEIYVEGSILVEAIPESKKPVCEPMAGFFSGFLTELLQTKYNVVEVSCQAQGHEKCTFKIKKEAK; encoded by the coding sequence ATGGAATTTAGAGATAATCTAAGGATACTAGCGGAAGCTATAGAAAGGGAGTCCGTTCTAATACATAGATCAGCTCTTATAGATGGTTATAAAGAGCTTTTTAAGTTAAACAAGTTGGGCATAGGTGCCTTTGTTAAAAAGGCAGCGGAGCTTGGAGGGAAAAAGGGTGCAATAACTTTGAAAGAACGGTATGAAGTAACCACAGATAAACTTTCAGAAGCTTTAGACTTACTCACTATAATAGCTGAATCATCAAGACTAATAACGTTTATGGAAACATCGGTGGAAAACATGGAGATATATGTAGAGGGCTCTATACTTGTAGAAGCTATACCAGAAAGCAAAAAACCTGTTTGTGAACCAATGGCTGGATTTTTCAGCGGTTTTTTAACAGAATTATTACAGACAAAATATAATGTTGTAGAGGTATCTTGTCAAGCTCAAGGACATGAAAAATGCACCTTCAAAATAAAAAAGGAGGCCAAATAA